In Bradyrhizobium sp. 1(2017), one DNA window encodes the following:
- the hpaE gene encoding 5-carboxymethyl-2-hydroxymuconate semialdehyde dehydrogenase, protein MSKLQENIDKAERHLARFKEKGVLNRIGGEDIPAADNATFETISPVDLKPLARVAHGKATDINRAAKAAQAAFPQWAETSGEARKKLLHKVADAIVARAEEIAFVECMDTGQSLKFMAKAALRGAENFRFYADRAPEARDGKTLRTDGQVNMTTRVPIGPVGIITPWNTPFMLSTWKIAPALAAGCTIVHKPAEFSPLTARLLIEIAEEAGLPKGVWNLVNGLGEDAGKALTEHPLIKAIGFVGESRTGSMIMKQGADTLKRVHFELGGKNPVIVFADADLERAADAAVFMIYSLNGERCTSSSRLLVEASIYDKFTAIVAEKASRIKVGHPLDPETVIGPLIHPVHEKKVLEYMEIGRSEGARIATGGGKVDGPGGGCYVAPTLFTGANNRMRIAQEEIFGPVLTAIPFKDEAEALALANDVQYGLSGYLWTADVTRAFRFTDRLQAGMIWVNSENVRHLPTPFGGVKSSGIGRDGGDWSFDFYMETKNVAFATTAHNIQKLGG, encoded by the coding sequence ATGTCCAAGCTCCAGGAAAATATCGACAAGGCGGAGCGTCATCTTGCCCGCTTCAAGGAGAAGGGCGTGCTCAACCGCATCGGCGGTGAGGACATCCCGGCTGCGGACAACGCGACTTTCGAAACGATCTCACCGGTCGACCTCAAGCCGCTCGCCAGGGTCGCGCATGGCAAGGCGACGGACATCAATCGCGCTGCGAAGGCGGCGCAGGCGGCGTTTCCACAATGGGCCGAGACCTCCGGGGAAGCCCGCAAGAAGCTGTTGCACAAGGTCGCCGACGCCATCGTCGCACGCGCCGAAGAGATTGCGTTTGTCGAATGCATGGATACCGGCCAGTCGCTGAAGTTCATGGCCAAGGCTGCGCTACGGGGTGCCGAGAATTTCCGCTTCTACGCCGACCGCGCCCCCGAGGCGCGTGACGGCAAGACGCTTCGCACCGATGGCCAGGTGAACATGACGACCCGCGTGCCAATCGGTCCGGTGGGCATCATCACGCCCTGGAATACGCCCTTCATGCTGTCGACGTGGAAGATCGCGCCGGCGCTCGCGGCCGGCTGCACCATCGTGCACAAGCCGGCCGAATTCTCGCCATTGACGGCACGTCTGCTGATCGAGATCGCGGAAGAGGCCGGTCTCCCCAAGGGCGTCTGGAATCTCGTCAACGGCCTTGGCGAGGACGCCGGCAAGGCGCTGACCGAGCACCCGCTGATCAAGGCGATCGGCTTCGTCGGCGAAAGCCGCACCGGATCGATGATCATGAAACAAGGCGCCGATACGCTGAAGCGCGTTCATTTCGAGCTCGGCGGCAAGAACCCGGTGATCGTGTTCGCGGACGCCGACCTCGAGCGCGCCGCGGATGCGGCGGTGTTCATGATCTACTCTCTCAACGGCGAACGCTGCACCTCGTCCTCGCGACTTCTCGTCGAGGCCAGCATCTACGACAAGTTCACGGCGATCGTCGCGGAGAAGGCCAGTCGGATCAAGGTGGGGCACCCGCTCGATCCCGAGACCGTGATCGGTCCGTTGATCCATCCCGTTCACGAGAAGAAGGTGCTCGAATACATGGAGATCGGCAGGTCCGAGGGCGCACGGATTGCGACCGGCGGCGGCAAGGTCGACGGTCCCGGCGGCGGCTGCTACGTCGCTCCGACGCTTTTCACCGGCGCCAACAACCGGATGCGCATCGCACAGGAGGAGATCTTCGGGCCGGTGCTGACGGCGATCCCGTTCAAGGACGAGGCGGAGGCGCTCGCACTCGCCAACGATGTCCAGTACGGCCTCAGCGGTTACCTCTGGACGGCCGACGTCACGCGCGCCTTCCGCTTCACGGACCGGCTGCAAGCCGGCATGATCTGGGTCAACTCGGAGAATGTCCGCCATTTGCCGACGCCGTTCGGCGGTGTGAAGAGCTCCGGTATCGGCCGCGACGGCGGAGATTGGTCGTTCGATTTCTACATGGAGACGAAGAACGTCGCGTTCGCCACGACCGCGCACAACATCCAGAAGCTGGGCGGCTGA
- the hpaD gene encoding 3,4-dihydroxyphenylacetate 2,3-dioxygenase, with protein MALPTPNLYPPFNIVRLSHVEFGVTDLAKSRAFYVDTLGLQVTDESSDAIYLRAMEERGHHCIVLRKSDKVEARDLGFKLFSEEDIDKAVHFFKGRELPVEWVERPYQSRTFRTRDPHGIPLEFYSKMDRLPPIHQKYALYKGVKPLRIDHFNCFSPNVDESVVFYNEIGFRVTEYTADEETGRLWAAWTHRKGGVHDLAFTNGRGPRLHHTAFWVPTPLNIIDLLDLMATTGWVSNIERGPGRHGISNAFFLYILDPDGHRIEIYCSDYQTVDPDLEPIKWDLKDPQRQTLWGAPAPKSWFEHGSLFAGVQPRDAELAAQPIIAP; from the coding sequence ATGGCCTTGCCAACGCCCAACCTCTACCCGCCGTTCAACATCGTGCGTCTCAGCCATGTCGAATTCGGCGTGACCGATCTCGCGAAGTCACGGGCCTTCTATGTCGACACGCTCGGTTTGCAGGTGACGGACGAAAGCTCCGATGCGATCTATCTTCGGGCGATGGAAGAGCGCGGCCACCATTGCATCGTGCTGAGAAAGTCCGACAAGGTCGAAGCCCGCGATCTCGGCTTCAAGCTGTTCAGCGAAGAAGATATCGACAAGGCAGTCCATTTCTTCAAGGGCAGGGAGTTGCCGGTCGAATGGGTCGAGCGGCCCTATCAATCGCGTACGTTTCGCACCCGCGATCCCCACGGCATTCCGCTCGAGTTCTATTCCAAAATGGACCGGCTGCCGCCGATCCATCAGAAATACGCTCTCTACAAGGGCGTGAAGCCGCTCCGGATCGATCACTTCAATTGCTTCTCGCCCAACGTCGATGAATCCGTCGTCTTCTACAATGAGATCGGCTTCCGCGTGACCGAGTATACGGCGGATGAGGAGACCGGGCGGCTCTGGGCTGCGTGGACCCATCGCAAGGGCGGCGTTCACGATCTCGCCTTCACCAATGGCCGCGGCCCGCGCCTGCACCACACCGCGTTCTGGGTGCCGACGCCGCTCAACATCATCGACCTTCTCGATCTCATGGCGACCACCGGATGGGTGTCCAACATCGAGCGCGGTCCCGGCCGCCACGGCATCTCCAATGCCTTCTTCCTCTACATCCTCGATCCCGACGGCCACCGCATCGAGATCTACTGCTCGGATTACCAGACCGTCGATCCCGATCTCGAGCCGATCAAGTGGGACCTGAAGGATCCGCAGCGGCAGACGCTTTGGGGGGCGCCCGCGCCGAAATCCTGGTTTGAGCATGGCAGCCTGTTCGCCGGAGTGCAGCCGCGTGATGCCGAGTTGGCGGCGCAGCCCATTATCGCCCCCTGA
- a CDS encoding fumarylacetoacetate hydrolase family protein → MSRPRFVSFTRNGTPGYGLLGAQGIVDLSGRHGKRWRTLREVIEAGALVSLAEESAALAADFAVGEIRYEIPVPAPEKIICVGVNFPDRNEEYKDGQAAPSNPSLFIRFPRSFTGHEQALLRPPESAQLDYEGEIVIVIGKGGRRIAQSEALGHIAALSLCNEGTIRDWVRHAKFNVTQGKNFDRTGSIGPWLIPYTDESQLAAVKLETRVNGEVRQQDRTSRMIFSFRKIINYISTFTTLVPGDVIVTGTPTGAGARFDPPIWLKPGDVVEVEAEGIGVLRNAVADEA, encoded by the coding sequence ATGTCTCGTCCGAGATTCGTCAGCTTCACCCGCAACGGCACACCCGGATACGGGCTCCTCGGCGCGCAGGGCATCGTCGACCTGTCGGGCCGCCATGGCAAGCGCTGGCGTACGTTGCGTGAGGTGATCGAAGCCGGCGCGCTGGTCTCCCTGGCCGAGGAGAGCGCCGCGTTGGCGGCGGATTTTGCGGTCGGAGAGATCCGCTACGAGATCCCGGTGCCGGCACCGGAAAAAATCATCTGCGTCGGCGTCAACTTCCCCGACCGGAACGAGGAATACAAGGACGGGCAGGCGGCCCCATCGAATCCCTCGCTCTTCATCCGTTTTCCGCGCTCGTTCACGGGCCATGAGCAAGCACTGCTCCGTCCGCCCGAGAGCGCGCAGCTCGACTATGAAGGCGAAATCGTCATCGTGATCGGCAAGGGCGGCCGCAGGATCGCGCAGAGCGAGGCGCTCGGCCATATCGCCGCACTGTCGCTGTGCAACGAAGGCACCATCCGCGATTGGGTGCGGCACGCCAAGTTCAACGTGACGCAAGGCAAGAACTTCGACCGCACCGGATCGATCGGACCCTGGCTGATCCCTTATACCGACGAGAGCCAGCTTGCCGCCGTCAAGCTGGAAACCCGGGTCAACGGCGAAGTCCGCCAGCAGGACCGCACGAGCCGGATGATCTTCTCCTTCCGCAAGATCATCAACTATATCTCGACCTTCACGACCCTGGTTCCCGGGGATGTCATCGTGACCGGCACGCCGACGGGCGCCGGCGCGCGCTTCGACCCGCCGATCTGGCTGAAGCCCGGCGACGTCGTCGAAGTCGAGGCGGAGGGCATCGGTGTGCTGCGCAACGCGGTTGCGGATGAAGCGTGA
- a CDS encoding Rieske (2Fe-2S) protein, protein MKEAAIPDAWKSYRGAPAEGSVLCNAHDIGEGSFRSIKFGPADFPVLIVRSAGTLAAYVNACPHQYLPLDHRGDNLLSADGTVLRCTNHSAGFRVQDGTGVEGLGLNCALDAIPIVVDDDGRIRVHAASAA, encoded by the coding sequence TTGAAGGAGGCAGCCATACCCGACGCGTGGAAGAGCTATCGCGGCGCTCCGGCCGAAGGAAGCGTTCTGTGCAACGCCCATGACATCGGCGAAGGGAGCTTCAGATCCATCAAGTTCGGCCCGGCTGATTTTCCGGTCCTGATCGTGAGGTCGGCGGGCACTCTCGCCGCCTATGTCAATGCATGCCCCCATCAGTACCTGCCGCTCGATCATCGCGGCGACAATCTGCTGAGTGCGGACGGCACGGTGCTTCGCTGCACCAATCACAGCGCCGGATTTCGCGTTCAGGATGGCACCGGCGTCGAGGGACTGGGCCTGAACTGCGCCCTCGATGCCATTCCGATCGTCGTGGATGACGACGGCCGCATTCGCGTGCACGCCGCATCAGCGGCCTGA
- the hppD gene encoding 4-hydroxyphenylpyruvate dioxygenase: MGPFPHDAPPATISAANPAGTDGFEFVEFAHPEPEKLAKLFEQMGYTEVARHKTRDISVWRQGTINYVLNREPNSHAARFVAEHGPCAPAMAWRVVDAKHALKRVLELGGTEYTGNDKSLDVPAVVGIGGSLLYLVETYGAKGSPYSAEYDWTGEADPTPKGVGFYYLDHLTHNVMRGNMDTWYKFYSRTFNFREIRYFDISGKLTGLTSRALTSPCGKIRIPINESADDKSQIEEYLRQYKGEGIQHIAVGTDDIYAATDAIAGRGLEFMPGPPSIYYDKSFDRVKGHTEPLERMRKHGILIDGEGVVNGGLTRILLQIFSKTVIGPIFFEFIQRKGDDGFGEGNFKALFESIEADQIQRGVLKAS; this comes from the coding sequence TTGGGCCCCTTCCCTCACGATGCCCCACCCGCCACGATTTCGGCAGCCAATCCGGCCGGCACGGATGGCTTCGAGTTCGTCGAGTTCGCCCATCCCGAGCCGGAGAAGCTCGCCAAGCTGTTCGAGCAGATGGGCTACACCGAGGTCGCCCGGCACAAGACCAGGGACATCTCCGTCTGGCGCCAGGGCACGATCAATTACGTCCTGAACCGGGAGCCGAACTCCCATGCCGCCCGCTTCGTCGCCGAGCACGGGCCCTGCGCACCGGCGATGGCCTGGCGCGTCGTCGATGCCAAGCACGCCCTGAAGCGCGTCCTCGAACTCGGCGGCACCGAATATACCGGCAACGACAAGTCGCTCGACGTGCCGGCCGTGGTCGGCATCGGCGGATCGCTGCTGTATCTGGTCGAGACCTATGGCGCGAAGGGCTCGCCCTATTCGGCCGAGTATGACTGGACCGGCGAGGCCGACCCAACACCGAAGGGCGTGGGATTCTATTATCTCGATCACCTCACGCACAACGTGATGCGCGGCAACATGGACACCTGGTACAAGTTCTACAGCCGGACGTTCAATTTCCGCGAGATCCGCTATTTCGACATCTCCGGCAAGCTGACCGGCCTGACCTCGCGCGCATTGACGTCACCCTGCGGCAAGATCCGGATTCCCATCAACGAAAGCGCCGACGACAAGAGCCAGATCGAGGAATATCTGCGTCAGTACAAGGGCGAAGGCATCCAGCACATCGCCGTCGGCACCGACGACATCTATGCGGCGACCGACGCCATCGCCGGTCGCGGGCTCGAATTCATGCCGGGCCCGCCCTCGATCTACTACGACAAATCGTTCGACCGCGTGAAGGGCCACACCGAGCCGCTCGAGCGCATGCGCAAGCACGGCATCCTCATCGACGGCGAAGGCGTGGTGAATGGCGGGCTGACCCGCATCCTGCTCCAGATCTTCTCCAAGACCGTGATCGGCCCGATCTTCTTCGAGTTCATCCAGCGGAAGGGAGATGACGGCTTCGGCGAGGGCAACTTCAAGGCCCTGTTCGAGAGTATCGAGGCCGATCAGATCCAGCGCGGCGTGCTGAAGGCGTCTTGA
- a CDS encoding VOC family protein — MPQQFDRSAEDLGNAIHFEHVNVQVPDQRLATLFYVTGLGLTRDPYLMVSDTNMWINAGRSQFHLPSGRPQVLRGHIGLVIAGREALLARLASVAAKLEGTAFTFTAHNDHVEATCPWGNRLRCYEPDPARFGRIALGIPYVEFDVPVGSAAGICAFYPEIMGMPATLQDGDGTVAAVKTGRDQHLLFRETDRPQGEYDGHHVQMYITDFSGPYRKLLARDLVSREDNQYQYRFCDIVDLDSGRHLFTVEHEVRSATHPMFMRPMVNRNPAINNRNYAFGHDEASWAMGPDQYEG, encoded by the coding sequence ATGCCGCAACAATTCGACCGATCCGCAGAAGATCTCGGCAATGCTATCCATTTCGAGCACGTCAACGTCCAGGTCCCGGACCAGCGGCTGGCGACCCTGTTCTACGTCACCGGCCTCGGCCTCACCCGCGATCCCTATCTGATGGTGTCCGACACCAACATGTGGATCAATGCCGGGCGCAGCCAGTTTCACTTGCCGAGCGGCCGGCCGCAGGTGCTGCGCGGCCATATCGGACTGGTCATCGCGGGCCGCGAGGCACTGCTGGCGCGCCTGGCGTCGGTCGCGGCGAAGCTCGAGGGCACGGCCTTCACATTCACCGCGCATAACGACCATGTCGAGGCGACCTGCCCGTGGGGCAACCGCCTGCGCTGCTACGAGCCGGACCCGGCGCGCTTCGGGCGCATCGCGCTCGGCATTCCCTATGTCGAGTTCGACGTGCCGGTGGGCTCCGCAGCCGGCATCTGCGCGTTCTATCCCGAGATCATGGGCATGCCCGCGACCCTGCAGGACGGCGACGGTACGGTTGCAGCGGTAAAGACCGGCCGCGACCAGCATCTGTTGTTCCGGGAGACCGATCGTCCGCAAGGCGAGTATGACGGCCACCACGTTCAGATGTACATCACCGACTTCTCCGGCCCCTACCGCAAGCTGCTGGCGCGCGACCTGGTCTCCCGCGAGGACAATCAATATCAGTACCGGTTCTGCGACATCGTCGATCTCGATAGCGGCAGGCATCTCTTCACCGTCGAGCACGAGGTGCGCAGCGCCACCCACCCGATGTTCATGCGCCCGATGGTCAACCGCAATCCGGCGATCAACAACCGGAACTACGCGTTCGGCCACGATGAAGCATCATGGGCGATGGGTCCGGACCAGTACGAGGGATAG
- a CDS encoding CaiB/BaiF CoA transferase family protein has protein sequence MGGVLEGVRVLDFGRYIAGPYCATLLAEFGAEVIRVEKREGSEDRFVAPVGENGEGALFLQVNRNKKCITLDPMKAEGQEVMRRLIATADVVVANLPPQTLRAMKLDYESLKAVKPDIILTTATAFGGPGPWSDRVGFDGVGQVMSGAVYMTGAGDPPYRASVNWVDFGTALHCAFGTLAALIERGKSGRGQIVEGALLATALSFTNATLIEQAVINVNRVPTGNLGQTSAPADIYRTKDGWVLCQVTGHPLFKRWAKLMGEEEFWLNDPRFADDISRGNNGPVISERMARWCAERTTQEAVDTLGRAMIPTGPVLSPQQALDHPHIRAAGFMQDVDYPGLPKHAPVSRAAVRLSETPGEIATRPPTLGEHTDLVLAELGYDRAAIAALRQGGIV, from the coding sequence ATGGGAGGAGTTCTGGAAGGCGTCCGCGTCCTCGATTTCGGACGCTATATCGCCGGGCCATATTGCGCGACCTTGCTGGCCGAATTCGGCGCCGAGGTCATCCGCGTGGAAAAGCGCGAGGGCAGCGAGGACCGCTTCGTGGCGCCGGTCGGCGAGAATGGCGAAGGCGCGCTGTTCCTCCAGGTCAATCGCAACAAGAAGTGCATCACGCTCGATCCGATGAAGGCGGAAGGGCAGGAGGTGATGCGCCGCCTGATTGCGACCGCGGACGTGGTCGTCGCCAACCTTCCGCCGCAGACCCTGCGGGCGATGAAGCTCGATTACGAATCGCTGAAGGCGGTCAAGCCGGACATCATCCTGACGACGGCCACCGCGTTCGGCGGGCCGGGTCCCTGGTCCGACCGGGTCGGCTTCGACGGCGTCGGGCAGGTGATGTCGGGCGCGGTCTACATGACGGGCGCGGGCGATCCGCCGTACCGGGCCTCGGTGAACTGGGTCGATTTCGGCACCGCGCTACATTGCGCGTTCGGAACGCTCGCCGCGCTGATCGAGCGCGGCAAATCCGGGCGCGGGCAGATCGTCGAGGGCGCGCTGCTCGCAACCGCCTTGTCCTTTACCAATGCCACGCTGATCGAGCAGGCCGTCATCAACGTCAACCGCGTGCCGACGGGCAATCTTGGCCAGACCTCGGCTCCCGCCGACATCTACCGCACCAAGGACGGCTGGGTGCTGTGCCAGGTCACGGGGCATCCGCTGTTCAAGCGCTGGGCGAAGCTGATGGGCGAGGAAGAGTTTTGGCTGAACGACCCGCGCTTTGCCGACGACATCAGCCGCGGCAACAACGGACCCGTCATCAGCGAGCGGATGGCGCGCTGGTGCGCCGAGCGCACCACGCAGGAGGCCGTCGACACGCTGGGACGTGCGATGATTCCGACCGGACCCGTCCTCAGCCCGCAACAGGCGCTGGATCATCCCCACATCCGCGCCGCCGGCTTCATGCAGGACGTCGATTATCCCGGCCTGCCGAAACACGCGCCGGTGTCGCGCGCCGCCGTCCGCCTGTCGGAAACGCCGGGCGAGATCGCAACGCGCCCGCCGACGCTCGGCGAACACACCGATCTCGTTCTGGCGGAGCTCGGCTACGACCGGGCCGCGATCGCCGCGCTTCGGCAGGGCGGTATCGTCTAG
- a CDS encoding amidohydrolase encodes MTPELHQKLTQWRQHLHAHPELSLQEKATAAYVQDRLTELGIPFVAGIGGHGIVATLTRGHAMRRVGLRADMDALPITEDTGLPYASTTPGIMHACGHDGHTTSLLGAAALLAADTDWSGTVDFIFQPAEEGFGGSRAMVAAGLFDRFPMERVFGFHNWPGLAAGTIAVHDGVVMASGGRVTITIEGHAGHAGMPHLTRDPVVAAGHLIVALQSITSRGVDPLDTAVLSLCMIEGGTAANQIAGRVTIRGTLRYHRDAVKDTILDGIERTCAGIATSFGVKVTPEIVWGVGVVINTPAEAGLARIAAEKVKAPVRRDLAPSMAGEDFAFYLQQRPGAFVWIGNGPLRDGAELHGPRYDFNDAILPVASSWMAEVAKTALVSN; translated from the coding sequence TTGACGCCCGAGTTGCACCAGAAACTGACCCAGTGGCGCCAGCACCTGCATGCGCACCCTGAATTGTCGCTCCAGGAAAAAGCCACCGCCGCCTACGTGCAGGACAGGCTCACCGAACTCGGCATTCCCTTCGTGGCAGGCATCGGCGGGCATGGCATCGTCGCGACGTTGACGCGCGGGCATGCGATGAGGCGGGTCGGCTTGCGCGCCGACATGGACGCGCTGCCGATCACCGAGGACACCGGCCTGCCCTACGCCTCGACGACCCCAGGCATCATGCATGCCTGCGGTCATGACGGCCACACCACTTCGCTGCTCGGCGCAGCGGCGCTGCTCGCCGCCGACACCGATTGGAGCGGTACGGTCGATTTCATCTTCCAGCCGGCCGAGGAGGGTTTTGGCGGCTCCCGCGCGATGGTCGCGGCCGGGCTGTTCGACCGCTTTCCGATGGAGCGGGTGTTCGGTTTCCACAACTGGCCAGGCCTTGCCGCCGGCACCATCGCGGTGCATGACGGCGTCGTCATGGCCTCCGGCGGGCGCGTCACCATCACCATCGAGGGCCATGCCGGACATGCCGGCATGCCGCACCTGACGCGCGATCCGGTGGTGGCGGCGGGCCATTTGATCGTGGCGCTGCAATCGATCACCTCGCGCGGCGTCGATCCGCTCGACACCGCCGTGCTCTCGCTGTGCATGATCGAAGGCGGCACCGCAGCGAACCAGATCGCCGGCCGCGTGACCATCCGCGGCACGCTGCGATACCACCGTGACGCGGTCAAGGACACCATCCTCGACGGGATCGAGCGCACCTGCGCCGGCATTGCGACGAGCTTCGGCGTCAAGGTCACGCCCGAGATCGTCTGGGGTGTGGGTGTGGTGATCAACACGCCGGCGGAAGCGGGCCTTGCCCGCATCGCCGCGGAAAAGGTGAAGGCTCCCGTGCGTCGCGACCTCGCGCCCAGCATGGCCGGCGAGGATTTTGCGTTCTATCTCCAGCAGCGGCCCGGTGCCTTCGTCTGGATCGGCAACGGACCCTTGCGCGACGGCGCGGAGCTGCACGGCCCGCGCTATGATTTCAACGACGCGATCCTTCCGGTCGCCTCCAGCTGGATGGCCGAGGTCGCCAAGACGGCGCTGGTGTCGAATTAG